GCCGGTAGCGGGCGATCAATTGCTTTAGGTTGGCCTCGTAGCTGCGCGCGCTAATTTCTTTGGCCGCATCGTTTTCGCCCTGCATCCAGAGCATGCCGATGATCTTGTAGCTTTGACCTGCTGCTTCGAGGCGGCTGAGTTCTTGGTGGATATATGCGATGTGTTCATCCACTAGGTGCAGGTTTTGTTTGCGATCCCCTTTTTCGACGGCTTTGGATTTATCGGCCGACCACTCGGGGTTCCATGCGCCATAGAGCGCCGTGCCGCCTTGAGCGCGTTTGATAAATAGGTATTCTTGATCTGGATTTGCTTGTGCCAGCTCGATCCCAACAAAGAGCTCCGGCCCAAAACGATCGCTGAAATCGTATTTCTCTGTGGAGTAAGTAAAGTAGGTGAGCGGAGCCGTGGACTTGCCGTTATAAGTCAGCGACACTTGCTTTGCCGCATCTTCGACTCGTGCTTTGTCCTCACTGGAGAGCGCATGATAATTACCCGCGCCTGCCATATTGGATTGCCCCGCGAAGAGCACGACATGGACGGGCTGATCTGCCGATGCAATTACACTAGCCGTCGGACTGAGAGCGCAAAGTGCAGCAGTTAGAATGTATCGCATGTATTTCATGATGAATCGTGCCTCTGCCGTTTATTGAACGCCTGAGTATTGATCGACTTCCATTTCCTTCTCCCATGCTTTCAGCTTTTTGACGAGTTGATCGACTTTTTCGGGATGAGTGGCGGCCAAGTCCTTTTGTTCGCCAATATCATTGGCGATATTATAAAGCTTCAGTGTGCCACTGCGGTAAGCGAGGAGTTTCCAGTCGCCTTCGCGGACGGAGGCGTAGAGGTCTTCATAGGCGCGGTAGCCGAAAAGTGGTTCGCCACGATCGAGTATGCTGTTGTTACGAATGGTTGGTAGCAAGGAGACACCGTCGAGGTTTTCGTATTGGCTAGGGTCACCACCAGCAATTTCGACCAAGGTCGGGAAGAGGTCGGTGGATTGCACGAGGCTATTGTTTTGAGCGGCTACGGTGACGCCTGGCCAGTTCACCATAAACGGCACGCGTGCGCCGCCTTCGTAGAGCGTGTCTGCTTTCTTGCCGCCATGGAAGGGCTTGTTCTCAAACATGCCCCCTTGGTCGGATAAGAAGATGATAATGGTTTCTTTATCGATGCCCTTGGCTGCTAGTGCGGCACGGACACGGCCGACAGATTCGTCCATCGCGCTAACCATTGCAGCATAGTGTGCCTCTTTGCCGGTGAATCCTTTGTCGAGGTAGTGCTTGAGCAAGTCCTTGCGGCCGACGTGTGGGCCATGCACCGTGTAATACCAGAGCGAGATCATGAAGGGTTGTTCCTTCTCGTAGTGCTCGATGAAGTTGACGGTTTCATCGGTCAACTTGTCAGTCAGGTAACGCTCTGTCTCGTCAGCCATGACGTCGGAATGATGGAAATACGGTGGATAGTAAGACTTCGGATGTCCTGCGTTGCCTGTGCCGATCTGCCGGTCAAACCCCTGATGGATGGGGTGAAAGGGCTCGTGGCCGAGATGCCACTTGCCGACGAATAGATTATAGTAGCCTAAGTCCTTGAGCGCTTCGGCGTAGCTAGTGTATTCGAGTGCTAACCAATTGGGGCACGGGAACTGAGCGGGATCCTTCTTCCAGTAGTTGACTGGGTTGCTCTCGTCGGTGCGGCCGTATTTATCAAAGCCGTGTTCAATATCATTCGGAATGTGGCGCACCATTTTGATCCGTGCGGGATGTTGTCCGGTTAGCAGCGTGGCGCGGCTGGGGCTACAGGTCGGCGTCGCAATGTAGGCTTGTTGGAAGTCGAGACTGTCTGCTGCCAGCGCATCCAGATTCGGCGTGTCCAGTAGTGGATCGCGGTAACCCATATCATCCCAGCCCATGTCATCGACGAAGAGCAGCACGATATTCGGTTGTGCCGTGGTTGGAGCATTCGATTTTGCTGCATGCGCGGTGGCGCTAAAAGTTAATGTCAGCAGGAGTGAGGCGAGCAAAGAGGTCGTTGTTTTCATAGAGAGTCCCAATGGGGGGGGTATTATCTTATCACAAAGCTGCGTGGCATAAATGCGAAATCACGTAAAAAGCATACACAATCTCGCCAAGATCCGCATGTCCGCTGTGAGGTAAATCATTGTGGCGAGATTGTGTATGCTTTTTCCGTAAATGCGTGTATCAGCGCGAGGGTCCCATAGATATACTGCCTAACTTCTACAAATCTTTCGGATAATTAGAGCACGCCGAAATCCTTATCACACCCCAATGGTATCTTAACACCTATCTCATGAACATACTTGAAGTCTCATTATTCATCATCGCCGTTGTTGGCGTTATCGGTCTTGGCATTTGGAAGAGTCGAGACGAAGACACTTCGGGAGAGCAGGGCGCTTCCGATTATTTCCTCGCTGGCCGTGGCCTCACGTGGTGGCTCGTCGGTTTCTCATTGATCGCTGCTAATATCTCGACCGAGCAATTTGTCGGCATGTCAGGCTCTTCAGCCAATTGGCTCGGCATGGCGATCGCCTCTTACGAGTGGATGGCGGCTGTCACTCTGATCTTTGTGGCGTTCTGGTTCTTGCCGAAATTCCTCAAAGCAGGTCTCTATACGATTCCTGAATTTTTGCAGTATCGTTTCGACGGTGTCGCACGTCTCGCCATGGCGATTCCTGCGATTGTAACCTTGGTATTTGTTACAACCTCTTCGGTCATTTTCTCCGGCGGTAAGTTCGTTTCCGAATATTACAATGATGTGCCGATCCTCAATAATCTGACCGCAGTCTGCTGGATGATCGCGATTTTTGCGGCGGTTTATGTATTCGTCGGTGGTCTAAAAGCCTGTGCGTGGACTGACTTGATCTGGGGCGCGGCTCTGATTGTTGGTGGTGCGATCGTGATGTTCCTCGCGTTTAATGTGTTGGCAGACAAGTCAGCCGAAGAGCTCTTCCTCACCAAGGTTGCGAATTCAGATGCGACGGTTGAGCAACTCGAAGTGGCGAGCCCGTGGGAACGATTCATGTTATTGAATGATGGTGTCGACGGCGAAGCCGTTGCCATGAACGGGCCGAATGGTTCTGGCGGTAAGGTGCACATGGTGCGCCCGAAAGAAGACACGGACATTCCATGGACTGCATTGCTGATCGGTCTTTGGATTCCTAATTTCTTTTACTGGGGGCTGAATCAATATATCGTGCAACGCACTTTGGGTTCGAAGTCGCTGGCCGAAGGTCAGAAAGGTATTGTTTTTGCGGCGACTCTGAAGTTGCTGATTCCATTCTTGGTGGTGATTCCGGGGATTCTCGCTTTCAATCTCTTTAGCGGCGACCTCCATACCTCTGCTGCCAATAAGAACATCGCGATGGTTCAAGCAGCCGAAGTGGCGAATTCAAACACGGTTGTTTCTGTCGAGGCCGCCGTTGTCGGACTACAGCCAGAGCTTGCTGGACGTGCCTTGGCACAGAACATCACGGCAGTCGGTGCGGATGCAACGCTGGCCGTGGGGGTTGGAGGCGATGAGCTAGCGAATCGTATCAACGAGCTCGCGCAATCCGGAGTGGATGGCGGCATGAGTCTATCGACTCTGAAGGCATATGATTATGACTCCGCATTCCCAGTTCTCGTGCGTAACCTAATCAAGCCGATCCCGTTGATTTCCTGGTTCGTGCTCGCAGCTCTCTGCGGCGCGGTGATCAGCTCACTGGCATCCATGCTTAACTCTGCTTCGACGATTGCGACAATGGATTTATACTCGAAATTTTCGGGTGAAAAGAATCCAGCAAAACTGGTTAAAGTTGGTCGTGGGTTTGTGGTGCTCTTCGTTTTACTTGCCGCACTCGTTGCTCCAAAGCTCGATAACTTCGAGAGTATCTTCGCATACATCCAAGAGTTCCAAGGGTTCATCTCTCCTGGTATCTTGGCCGTCTTCATCTTTGGCTTCTTCTCACCACGCACACCTCGCTACTTCGGTGCGGTTGGCATCGGCCTGAACGTTGTTTCTTATGGTTCGTTCAAGTTGTTCCTCGGTGATTGGGTCGTCTCCAAGGGCTGGTGGTATGCCGATCAAATCGCATTCTTAGACCGTATGGCTATCTGCTTCTTTATTGTAATGATCGCGGGTGCATTACTCACGTTGATCAAACCAATGAAGAATCCAGTGGTGTTGCCAGTGAACGATCAAATCGAATTGGAGTCTTCCAAGGGCGCGAAGATCGTTGGTATCGGTGTGGTGCTCGCTACCATCGCACTCTACGCAGTCTTCTGGTAGGCCGCTCGCTTAATACTGCTTTCCAAGGTCGGACGTTCGCTATAACGTCCGACCTTTTTTTGAAAAGGTCATCTTTCTGTTCATTGTCCCCGAGTTCTCTAATACATGAAGTCTAATAAATGCTGTTCTCTTTCTGTCGGTTGCTTGATTGCTGCGTCATTTCTCTCAACTGGAATCGCCGTCGTTGCTGAAAAGGCGTCGTCTTCTCAGCCGAATGTGGTGATTATTTATGGCGATGATGTCGGTTTCGGTGACATCGGTGTGAATGGTTCGACTATGATTCCAACGCCTAATATTGATCGATTGGCAGCAGGCGGCTTGAATTTTACGGATGGTCACTGCGCGGCCGCGACATGCACGCCATCACGTTATTCACTCCTGACGGGCGTGCATGGCTTTCGTGATGGTGTCAGTATTTTGCCACCCAATGCACCGCTCAGTATTTCGACCGATATCTTGACACTGCCCAAGCTATTCAAGGACGCCGGATACACCACAGGTGTGGTTGGTAAATGGCATTTGGGTATTGGCGAAGCGGGGGTGTCCACGGATTGGAATGGGGATGTAAAGCCTGGGCCAATGGAAATCGGATTTGATTCGTCATTCCTGCTGCCATCCACCAATGATCGCGTGCCTTGTGTTTATCTCGATGGCCACCGCGTGGTGAATCTGGATCCTGCCGATCCTTTGTATGTCGGAAAGACGAAGGCTGATGTTGATCGTCATGGTAGCACGCCGTATCCAGATGCTGTGGCGAATCCAGAAGCGATGACTTATTACAAGAGTTCGCACGGACATAATAACAGTGTGATCAATGGCATCGGCCGTATCGGCTTCATGGCTGGTGGGAAGTCTGCGTTATGGGATGACGAAACGATGGCCGACGAGTTTGTGAAGCAGGCGAAGGCCTACATCGCAGCCAATAAGGACAAGCCATTCTTTCTCTATTTTGCGTCGCAGGATGTGCACGTGCCGCGCGCGCCGCATCCGCGTTTTCAGGGGGCGACAGAGTTGGGCTACCGTGGTGATGCGATGGTGCAGTTTGACTGGTCCACTGGCGAAATTCTAGATGCACTTGAGGCGCATGGACTGACTGAAAATACGATTGTTATTTTTTCCAGTGACAATGGCCCCGTGTATGACGATGGCTATGCGGATGGCACCACTGTCAAAACATCGACCGAGGAGGTCGATCGCGGTCACGACGGCTCTGCGCACTATCGCGGCGGTAAATATCAGATCTACGAAGGTGGCACCCGCGTGCCTTTTATTATTCGCTGGCCAGCACGTATTCAACCGGGCGTATCGAACGCCTTAGTGAATCAGATCGATTTCATCGCATCGTTTGCGGACCTGTTGGACATCGAATTAGCGGTAACGGATGCGGCTGATAGCCGTGATACATTAGCCGCGTTCCTCGGTGAAGATGCCATCGGTCTGCCGTATATGATCGAAGAGGCTGGTCGGACGAGTCGTGCTTTACGTTTAGGCGACTGGAAATATATCGCTCCGACAAAGGCGTGGAGGAACAAGCCTGGGAAAGATGCGGAATTATATCGCTTGGATAGCGACCCCAGTGAGTTGAATAATATCATCGATCAAAACCCTGAGAAGGCTGAGTTGATGGATCTTCAGCTGAAGGAATTGATGTCTGCGGACGGCGTTCGATAACCACTGCTTGATTAACTCAAGACCGTCCGTTGAGTATCGTATATTGACTTCGCACGGTCGGGGTCGGCATGTGCTGGTGTCCAATATAGGCACATATTATACGGGGACATCTAAAAATGGGTGTTCTTATCGGGGACTTTGTCTGAGACATTCAAGCCAAGGAAACGCTGAAAACTGAAACTCGGTATATTCTTCGCTACAGATTGTAGTATAGATGTCGCCAGTATAACTGGTGTGGCGGCCTCCAGCAGTTGATTGATATCACTGCTGGAGGCCAGGTGATTGAGATGTTTTATTCAGATGCCGTGATGCTTAGCTTGACGAATTTTTGCGGGTCTTCGGAGTCAAATTCGTATTCGTAGGACGATGGGAACTCGCTGCTGACTGTGGTGTCGAGTGGTGTCCAGCTGTCGTCTGTCAGGTCATCTTTGACTAGGATGCCGTGTGTGAAGGTGTAACTGTTGATCGCCGAGGAGACGCCATAGTGATAGGCGAGCTTGCCATTCGATTTTATTGAAATCTGTGGGTAGGCGCTGCTGCTTGGGTCCTGGCTGTTGGGCAGGGCGCCGTTGGTGCCGAGGAATTGCTCCATCAGGTCGGTTAGGCCATCGTTGTCGCTGTCCATTGCGAGGCGTTCAGGCTTGATCGTGGGGTCTAGGTCGCCATCCCCATCCCCATGGTCTATGGTGACGTCGGCGGCAAAGGTCTGAGGTGCGTGCGCGGAGAGTGTCGCCGTGACGCTTGCGTAGTCACCGTCTTCCGTGGGATCGACCGTGATTAAGTTCGTGTGCTCGTGAGGGTCGGCAGTGCGATCGTATAGTTCTCTGCTAAGTAAGGCGCCGGGCGCGCCGTCGGTCTTGGCTCGATCTTCGATGTAATGCCAATCCTTGGATAAAACGGAAGCCCCATTAGTTGAAACTGTCACCGCGACACTGCTGGTATCTGTGGATGGGCTGGTTAGCATGCTCGCATAGCTTGAGCCGTCGAGGTCCGGTTTGGCGGGCAAATTGCAGAGCTCGATCAAAGTCGGATAGAGGTCAATGAGGCTGACGGGATTATCGCAGTATTCGAGCGTTGGTGTGTCGACTGCGCGGGTGGCAGGTGTGCTAATAATGAGAGGAGTTAACACGGATTCGGCCCAGAGGGTGTTTTTATGATATTGTAGCTTCTCGCCTAGGTGCCAACCGTGGTCGCCCGTGACGATGATGATGGTATTGTCCGCGTAGTCGCTATTTAGGAGTGCATCGAAAATGACGCCGAGTGCATCGTCGGATTGTGAGACGCATGCCATGTATGCGCGTGTGGCCTCTTTGATGGTATTGTGAGCGGCATCGTTGGCTACGATCCAGTCGTAGTCTTTCATGGATTTGAATAAATTGGAGCCGTTTGGTTTGTTGATGTCATCCAGGTCAGTCGCAAGCACGTTGGGCGTTTGCAGGTTCGCGAGGTCGCCATTGCCGGGCACGGAGTCGTATTCGTCGTAGAGGTCGAAATAGTGCTGTGGCGCGAACCACGGGAAGTGTGGTTTATAGAGACCGACTGCCATGAAAAAGGGCTCTTGCAAGGCGCCATTACCCACCGTGCCGAGTTGATCTTCTGCCCATGCGGCTTTTTGATAGTCCTTGGTGCGTGTTATGTCCGGATTCGATGTGGGACCCCATGATAAGCCTTTGGTAATGGCATAGTCGGCGTAAAGTTCATTGGGGTCGTAGGTTCCGTTGAATTTGTTCTCCTTACTGACTGTCTCTTGGTCGTCGTCGGCAGTGTCAAACAGGTTGATGTGCTTGTAAGTATCAAAGGCCCAGTGCCCTAGGTCATCCCCATCGGTTGATTCGTGTCCGTGGAACACCTTTCCTGTTGAGAGTGTGTAGTAGCCGTTCAGGCGTAAATACTCCGGGAGTGTTGGGTTGTTTTGCACCAGTTCGGCATCGCGCATGTTTGCGCCGTTGCCATACACGCCTATTTTGTTGGGCATATACCCGGATAAGAAGGATGATCGAGACGGGCCGCAGACTGGTGCCGCGCAAACTGCATTGCGAAATACGATCGTGCCTGCGTCACAAAAGCTGTCGATGTTAGGCGTTTTGCACTGCTGTTTCACGGGGTCGGTGCCAGCGAGTGGACCAATCCAATCATTAAGGTCATCGACTGTAATCAGGATCACATTTGGCTGCTGACTGGCTGTTGTGATGGTGGGGGTGCTAATTGCACTGATGATTGCCATGCTGGTAGCGAGGTATGAAGTTCGGGAGGGTAATTGCATGAGTTATTGGAGTGGTTATTAATCCTCATTGTAACCCGATATGCCGCGTGTCGATAGTTATGATTGCGGATATATTATGTCTGTTTGCGCCATCGATACCTTGCTGCAGGGAAATTAAATTGAAAGATGACTGCTTTGTGAGGTATTTTCCTTATACTTGTTTAGGATGGTGATCAAATTACGCCTAATTAATACGCAATCTTGTATATTACATATGCTCTATGTCCTGTAGTTTAATATGCAATATGAGTAAATACCCCAACATTACATATCGTTTTTATATTACGACTTTCATGCTCGCTTGTAGCCCTTGGCTATGTGCTCAAGCCGCGGCAGATTCAGGTCCGCCCGTTGCAGACGATGTCGCAGTTCCGGCTGGATTTGTGCTACCAGATGCAGATGATCCTGCAGACGCTTATTCTGGAGAAGGAGAAAATGCCATGGTGCTTCCTGAGGGCTTTGTGCTGCCCGAGGAGGATGAGGATGCTACAGATGCGAGCGCCGATACGGATGAAGGCGAATTTGAGGATGAAGACGGTGAAGAAGTTTATGTCCTGCCTGAGTTCGTGGTGTCAGCCGAGAAGGACCAAGGTTATTATTCTGCGCACTCACTTGCGGGGACTCGCACCAGTGAACTGATTAAAAATACGCCTCTGACTATTGGTGTCATTAATGAAGAGCTCATCAATGACTTCGGATTGAATACGATTGATGATCTTGCGAGTGTATTGGCAGGTGTTCAAACCGATGCGAACGACGGATTCAATAACCGTGTGTTGCGCTTCCGTGGATTCAAATCGAACTCTCAGACCTTTGAGTTCATGCCGCGTGTTTTGGATCAAGATAATTACAATGTGGCTCGTTCTGAGATCATTCGCGGCTCAAACAGTTTGATTTATGGTCAGTCTGACCCAGGCGGTAAGGTCAATTACATCGCTAAACGTGCTGAGTTTGGTAAGAATAAGGGACGCGTCTCCACTACGATTGAAGATGACGGTTCCTATCGTGGTGAGTTTGACTACAACCAAGTCATTAACGAAAAAGTGGCGACTCGGGTGATGGGGGTATACTCCTATAAGGACCTTGTCCAAGATGAGGCAGACCGCACCTTTCAAGGTATGACTGTAGAAACGAGTTACCGAGCTACAGAGAACACTCAGTTCCGCTTACACCTAGAAGGAGCCAAGGCGGATCGCACACCGATCGCAAATTGGTATAAAGATGGAACTTCTGAATATGGCACGACTGGCCCGTTTCGAAATCTTCCGTTTGATGACGATTTGGTTGATTATTTGCCCAATAGTATGGTGCAGGATATGATTAACTTCAACGACGGAACGTTAGAGACAACGGATCTTAGAGCTAATGGAACTCCTAACTCAAAGCCAGTGCTTGATTTCTTTGAGTCAAAGCAGGATATAAAAAATCTCTACAAAAGTATTGATTTTGACCCCGATGATATTGGTGATTTCGAAGGAGACGATGAGTATCGGGACAGTGAAGGATTTTTTGCATTGGGAGAAATGATGCACTCATTCACCGAGAACTTAAATCTTAAGTTTGCTTTCGCAATCGATAGTGAGGATACCGATTCTGAAACAATTAATTTGGGCACGGTTAAATTGGCCACGAACAAGAGCTATGATCCAGATCGTTCCTATCCTTATAAAGGTCTGGGGCGTGACGGCGAACCAAATCCGATTAGTGACGCGAAATACTTAGGTGGAAACGGAAGTGTTGAGGAAGCGATATCGGGAGCGCATGTGGGTGCGAGGTGGGTAAAGAACGAGGCTTTTGAAGACACCTACTCTACTAGGACGACCTTCTCATGGCATAAAGATATTGCAGAGAGTAAGCAGCAGTTCTTGTTCTCATATGACTTCGACTATCGCGATGTCGGTAAAAAGAAAAAAGACCCATATTATACGTATGCGACGCCTGGTGCGGATGGCATCTATAGTAACAGTGACAAGACCCCCATTTTGAACTATCGCTTTGATGGCGTTGACACAGGAAACTATTCGGGGGACTCGAAGTGGGTCGAAACGAATAAGGATACAGCACAGATTGAAACGCATGCTCTATGGTTTGCGAATCAAGGCACCTATACCGATGGGCGCTTGCATACACTGTTAGGCGTGCGTGTGGATATGATTGATGTTTCGTCAGAGAATGACCGGACCGCGATCAAGGGCTATGAAAATGGAAAGGTTAAAACAGATGATACCTATACTGAGTGGAGCCCTTCGATCGGTGCACTGTTCTGGTTTCATGAGAATGTCGCGGTTTTTGCGAATTATTCGACCTCGGTTCAATCGCCCACAGGATTTGATCGTAACCCAGAAGGTGAGATCTTGGACCCTGAAAAGGGCAAAGGTTATGAGGTCGGATTCAAATTTGAATTGCTTGACGGGAAGCTGAATGGCGAATTGGTCGGCTTCAGCATCAAAAAAGAGAATGACATCAATTCTTTGAATACCAGCGAGCTTCAAGGCCTGTATCCAAATGATGGAACCAATGATGACTTATACGATCAAACAGACGGTAGCACACAATTTGTCGGTAATCGTCTATCTGGGATTGACGTGCAGTCACAAGGCGTCGAGTTGATGGTCTTTTATAACCCGATTTCAGCGGTTTCACTGTCGCTAGGATATGCCTATTTGGATACCGAAATTAAGGATCATCCGCTTGACTATAAAGAAGGGAATACACAAAACGGCACGGCACCGCATACTGTCACATTCACCGGGAGATATAGCTTCAAGGATGGGCTTCTCAAGGGGGGCTATTTCGGTGGTAGTATGAAGTATATCGATAAAGCCCTTTACGATACATATGAGCTCCTGGACGGCGGTAATGCGGAGCTTTGGTTAGATGACCATTTTGAGACGAGTCTCTTTGCGGGCTGGAGTTGCAAAATGGGCAAGAGTCAGGAAGCCCCGAAGTTATCTCTCAAAGTGATCGTTAAGAACGTGTTTGACGAGGTGAGCTATGTTGCGAAGAGCAACGGTGCGCAATATACGAACCCACGCACCTTCGGCCTGCAGGCTGCAGTCGACTTTTAATACCAAATACTGACCAGTATTGGTATGAAAATAACCGCAGTGCGCAGAGGAGATGGGGAGTGTGGATACTCCGCGTCTGCTCTCTGCGTGCTGTGCGAACTTTAGCGCGCTGCACAACCAAAGATTAATTTCTGACTCCTTGCTTCTAAGTCCTGAATGTCGGCTGACCTACGTCGCGGTTCCAACTCATCTTTTTAGATGTTCCCGTATTATACCGCTGCGTATCAAGTATTGTGATTCTCGATAGGGCGGTCTGATTGTCGAAAAAACACAATCTTACTTCAGTCGTAGGTGGCTTCCATTAGGTGGTCACCCGCTAGGAGGGGTGGTTCCAACGAACGTGTCGGTTGAACACCTACATTGGGAGGAGCTTATGTCAGGCTAGGCACTTGACTACGCTTTTCACATGTCATGATGCGCGCCAGTATAAATGATCTGAATGATGCCGTTCGGACAGTTGATATCAAAGTGTTCGCTGCGACATCAGGTAGGGCAGCACGTAGAAGAGGACACGGGGGATCTGCTCACTCGCACAGACCATGCAGTGGTTCAGTATCATTGCCCCCTGCAGTTTCGTTAAACTCAAAAAAGGCCGCCCTAGTATCGGGCGGCCTTGTCTAAAGCTAAATGTCGCGGTGTTGTCTACGCTTTGTTACGAGCGGCACGTTCGACTCGTTTCAGGTAGTCTTCGATGTTCTCGTCTGGCTGCATGTAAAGTGCGCGGCGTAGCAGTGGCAACGCTGCCTGATATTCTGTGTTGGCGACGAGTGCCTGTGCGTGGGCAATAAGTGCTTTGCGCTCGAACTCAGCTATCTTTTCGGCCTGCTCAAAGCGGTTGATTGCTTTGGCGAGATCGCCTTGGGCTGCGTAGATACGGCCTAGGTCGATGATGGCTTCGCCGTTGAGGGCATCACGCTTAATGATTTGATCGAGTGCGGTGATGGCTGTCTCGTTATCGTCTTCGGCGCGGGCGATCTTGGCTTCGAGGATGAGCAGTGCGAGGTCGTCGGTCTCATTGATCTGTGTGCCGAGTTGCTGGCGTGTCTGTGCGATCATCACTTTGCCTTCGTCGTAGTTACCGCTGCGTGTGAGGATCTTGGCGCGCGAATGAGTGAGTAAGTGTCTTTTCTTTGACTCGAACTGGCGATTTGGATGGAGGGACTGTAGATGACACTCTGACTTTCGATTTGCGCCTCAAGGGCTTTACGGGATCCTCTTATACGAGTCCTGATGTGACGCTTGGAACTGCTTACGATCTCAGCGCAGACTGGGATAGTGTCTATGATGCGACTACTAATCCCGTTCCCACTCCTCTGCAACACTTTGGCCCTGGCGGTGATATCGACAATAATCAGTCCTTCCAGTTAAGTATTGAGAATATCTTTTTTGATCAAGGTGAGGGCGATGGTTGGGCGGCCACATTTGACGGTTTTTCTGCGATCTCTAAATATGGCACGGATAACACCACTTATTACTTTGGAACAACAGCCGCTGAGTCTATTTTCATGACGGGTGATGGGGATTCCGGATTCTCTGGCCCAGTTGATGTGCTTACAGTGACTGCTACCGCGAATGGTAATCGTTTTCGTGACCTTGATTTTGCATTCACCACTGCTATTCCCGAGCCCGGCACTTACGCACTGCTCCCTGGCCTCACTGGCCTTGCCTTTGTTATGGCTCGTCGTGGTAGATCCTGAGCCTGTCGAAGGGCCGTCGCCGCGCTTAAGCTGACTGACGCTTCAATTTTCAAAGGCCTCGGATCATTGATCCGAGGCCTTTTTTGTGGCTACGGATCTGGAGGACTTCAATCTCGGAGGCAGAGAGCGCTACGATTCATCCTAGATTCAGGAGTTAGAAGTCAGAAGTTAGTCCTTGGTGATGAAACTCTTACGAACGTATTCGCTGTCGCCGATTTGGCGAATCGAAGATTCTTCATAAAACACTGAT
The window above is part of the Lentimonas sp. CC4 genome. Proteins encoded here:
- a CDS encoding sulfatase, which codes for MQLPSRTSYLATSMAIISAISTPTITTASQQPNVILITVDDLNDWIGPLAGTDPVKQQCKTPNIDSFCDAGTIVFRNAVCAAPVCGPSRSSFLSGYMPNKIGVYGNGANMRDAELVQNNPTLPEYLRLNGYYTLSTGKVFHGHESTDGDDLGHWAFDTYKHINLFDTADDDQETVSKENKFNGTYDPNELYADYAITKGLSWGPTSNPDITRTKDYQKAAWAEDQLGTVGNGALQEPFFMAVGLYKPHFPWFAPQHYFDLYDEYDSVPGNGDLANLQTPNVLATDLDDINKPNGSNLFKSMKDYDWIVANDAAHNTIKEATRAYMACVSQSDDALGVIFDALLNSDYADNTIIIVTGDHGWHLGEKLQYHKNTLWAESVLTPLIISTPATRAVDTPTLEYCDNPVSLIDLYPTLIELCNLPAKPDLDGSSYASMLTSPSTDTSSVAVTVSTNGASVLSKDWHYIEDRAKTDGAPGALLSRELYDRTADPHEHTNLITVDPTEDGDYASVTATLSAHAPQTFAADVTIDHGDGDGDLDPTIKPERLAMDSDNDGLTDLMEQFLGTNGALPNSQDPSSSAYPQISIKSNGKLAYHYGVSSAINSYTFTHGILVKDDLTDDSWTPLDTTVSSEFPSSYEYEFDSEDPQKFVKLSITASE
- a CDS encoding TonB-dependent receptor, whose translation is MSKYPNITYRFYITTFMLACSPWLCAQAAADSGPPVADDVAVPAGFVLPDADDPADAYSGEGENAMVLPEGFVLPEEDEDATDASADTDEGEFEDEDGEEVYVLPEFVVSAEKDQGYYSAHSLAGTRTSELIKNTPLTIGVINEELINDFGLNTIDDLASVLAGVQTDANDGFNNRVLRFRGFKSNSQTFEFMPRVLDQDNYNVARSEIIRGSNSLIYGQSDPGGKVNYIAKRAEFGKNKGRVSTTIEDDGSYRGEFDYNQVINEKVATRVMGVYSYKDLVQDEADRTFQGMTVETSYRATENTQFRLHLEGAKADRTPIANWYKDGTSEYGTTGPFRNLPFDDDLVDYLPNSMVQDMINFNDGTLETTDLRANGTPNSKPVLDFFESKQDIKNLYKSIDFDPDDIGDFEGDDEYRDSEGFFALGEMMHSFTENLNLKFAFAIDSEDTDSETINLGTVKLATNKSYDPDRSYPYKGLGRDGEPNPISDAKYLGGNGSVEEAISGAHVGARWVKNEAFEDTYSTRTTFSWHKDIAESKQQFLFSYDFDYRDVGKKKKDPYYTYATPGADGIYSNSDKTPILNYRFDGVDTGNYSGDSKWVETNKDTAQIETHALWFANQGTYTDGRLHTLLGVRVDMIDVSSENDRTAIKGYENGKVKTDDTYTEWSPSIGALFWFHENVAVFANYSTSVQSPTGFDRNPEGEILDPEKGKGYEVGFKFELLDGKLNGELVGFSIKKENDINSLNTSELQGLYPNDGTNDDLYDQTDGSTQFVGNRLSGIDVQSQGVELMVFYNPISAVSLSLGYAYLDTEIKDHPLDYKEGNTQNGTAPHTVTFTGRYSFKDGLLKGGYFGGSMKYIDKALYDTYELLDGGNAELWLDDHFETSLFAGWSCKMGKSQEAPKLSLKVIVKNVFDEVSYVAKSNGAQYTNPRTFGLQAAVDF
- a CDS encoding tetratricopeptide repeat protein yields the protein MIAQTRQQLGTQINETDDLALLILEAKIARAEDDNETAITALDQIIKRDALNGEAIIDLGRIYAAQGDLAKAINRFEQAEKIAEFERKALIAHAQALVANTEYQAALPLLRRALYMQPDENIEDYLKRVERAARNKA
- a CDS encoding PEP-CTERM sorting domain-containing protein, with product MTRTGDLDGGTVDDTLTFDLRLKGFTGSSYTSPDVTLGTAYDLSADWDSVYDATTNPVPTPLQHFGPGGDIDNNQSFQLSIENIFFDQGEGDGWAATFDGFSAISKYGTDNTTYYFGTTAAESIFMTGDGDSGFSGPVDVLTVTATANGNRFRDLDFAFTTAIPEPGTYALLPGLTGLAFVMARRGRS